Genomic segment of Thermococcus sp. M36:
ATGAGGCCAATAATCATTAAGGGCGACCCGGTTTCACTCGGAGTTCTGCTGAGGGACGACCTGACGCAGGTCTGGCTCTGGTACAACGACCGCGAGGTCAGGAAGTACCTCTCCTTCCCGGAGGAGGTATTCTTCTACGAGGACGAGCTGGAGTGGTACGAGGCCCTGAGGCGGGAGAAAAAGCGTGAGAAGGTCTTCGCGATCGTGGAGAACTCCTCGCGCTCCCTAGTCGGACTCATAGGCCTTCACAGGATCGACCATCACAACGGCCGCGCCGAGCTGGGCTATTTCCTTGCGAGAGAATACTGGGGCAGGGGGTACGCCAGCGAGGCAGTAAAGCTTGCCCTCGAGTACGCCTTCGAGTGGCTCAACCTGAGGAAGGTCTATGCGAGGGTCTACGAGCCGAACGTTCCATCCATCAGGGTTCTAGAAAAGAACGGCTTTACCCTCGCGGGACGCTGGAAGCGACACCAGTACGTACCTGGGGAGGGCTTCGTCGACGTCCTCCTCTACGAGAGGTTCAGAGAGCCATCCAGACCATACCAACGGAGTTAGGCCAAACCGTCCAGTCCAGAGGTGTAGCACATGAAATGGAACAGCCCACCCAGGTTTCTCGTCCTGTTGCTTGTGGGGATGATCATCCTTTCTTCGGGGTGTCTCGGCAGTGGTGGGATTTCGGGAACCACCCCTTCAACGACGGAGACCCCCGCTACCGTCCAGAGCAGCCAATCTTCCACGATTTCATCCCCGACCACTACCGAGACAACCGAGGAGACCACCGCAACCGAAACGACCACCGTTATACAGACGACTTCCACTACCAGCACCACAGAAGCCTCTGGGATTGTCAAAGTCACATTCATCGTCTCAGTCCCAGACTACACACAGGAAAACGACTCGGTCTATATCGCAGGTGACTTCAACGGCTGGAATCCGGGTGACGAAAACTACAGGCTCAGGAAGCGCGACGACGGGAAGTGGGAGATAACGCTAGAGTTCCCCTACGGGAAGGTTATAGAGTTCAAGTTCACCCGCGGCTCGTGGGAGATGGTCGAAAAGGGCAAGAACGGTGAGGGGATATCTAACAGGCGCTTCGTCTTCAAGGAGGCCGGAACATACGAGTTCACCGTCTACCACTGGAGGGATTACGTCGAGGAGGTCGGCGTCGGCGAGCACACGATAGTCGGGAACGTCACGACTTTCAAGATGCTCATTCCCCAGCTCAACAGGACGAGGAGAATCTGGATATACCTGCCGCCCGATTACGGGACGACCGATAAACGTTACCCGGTTCTCTACATGTTTGACGGCCAGAACCTCTTCGACAAGGCAACGTCCTTTGCAGGCGAGTGGGGGGTTGACGAGACCCTTGAGAGGCTCTTCCGGGAGGAGGGCTTTGGGATAATCGTCGTCGGCATAGACAACGGCGGAGAAAAGAGGATTGACGAGTACGCCCCCTGGGTGAACAAAGAGTACGGAAGGGGCGGCGAAGGGGACGCCATGGTCCGCTTCATCGTCGGGATCCTCAAGCCCTACGTGGATTCCCACTATAGGACGCTCCCGAACGAGACGGGAATAATGGGCTCCTCCCTCGGCGGGCTGATGGCCATCTATGCCGGCTTCGCTTACCCAGAGATCTTCCGCTACGTCGGGGCGATGAGCTCGGCCTTCTGGTTCAACCCGGAGATATACGACTTCGTGAAGAATGCCGCCAAAGGACCGGAGAAAATCTACATCGACTGGGGGACCCTTGAGGGCAGCGACCCGAGCGGGATGATAGAGACGAACGAGAAGATGGTCGGTGTACTGAAGGAGAAGGGCTATGTCGAGGGCGAAAACCTTCTCGTCGTCGAGGATGGAGGCGCGACGCACAACGAGTACTACTGGGCGAGGCGCTTCCCCAACGCCCTGCTCTGGCTCTTCGGCGGTTGATTTTTAAACCCCTCCCCTTTTTCTTCCAACTATGAGGCTCCACATCGGCATCGACGACACTGACTCACCGAACGGCATGTGCACTACCTACCTCGGTGCCATCCTCTACCGCGAGCTGTCCCGGATAGCGGAGCCCATAGACCTTCCCCGCTTGATCAGACTCAACCCGAACATTCCCTACAAGACCCGCGGCAATGGAGCTGTGGCGATGACCTTTGAGGTCGATGAGAAGCTTATAACCGAGGTTAAAAAC
This window contains:
- a CDS encoding GNAT family N-acetyltransferase, translating into MRPIIIKGDPVSLGVLLRDDLTQVWLWYNDREVRKYLSFPEEVFFYEDELEWYEALRREKKREKVFAIVENSSRSLVGLIGLHRIDHHNGRAELGYFLAREYWGRGYASEAVKLALEYAFEWLNLRKVYARVYEPNVPSIRVLEKNGFTLAGRWKRHQYVPGEGFVDVLLYERFREPSRPYQRS
- a CDS encoding alpha/beta hydrolase-fold protein, encoding MKWNSPPRFLVLLLVGMIILSSGCLGSGGISGTTPSTTETPATVQSSQSSTISSPTTTETTEETTATETTTVIQTTSTTSTTEASGIVKVTFIVSVPDYTQENDSVYIAGDFNGWNPGDENYRLRKRDDGKWEITLEFPYGKVIEFKFTRGSWEMVEKGKNGEGISNRRFVFKEAGTYEFTVYHWRDYVEEVGVGEHTIVGNVTTFKMLIPQLNRTRRIWIYLPPDYGTTDKRYPVLYMFDGQNLFDKATSFAGEWGVDETLERLFREEGFGIIVVGIDNGGEKRIDEYAPWVNKEYGRGGEGDAMVRFIVGILKPYVDSHYRTLPNETGIMGSSLGGLMAIYAGFAYPEIFRYVGAMSSAFWFNPEIYDFVKNAAKGPEKIYIDWGTLEGSDPSGMIETNEKMVGVLKEKGYVEGENLLVVEDGGATHNEYYWARRFPNALLWLFGG